Proteins co-encoded in one Arachis hypogaea cultivar Tifrunner chromosome 11, arahy.Tifrunner.gnm2.J5K5, whole genome shotgun sequence genomic window:
- the LOC112721376 gene encoding uncharacterized protein — protein MTSVFSDLMESCLEVFMDDFSVHGTSFDSFLENLAKVLARTAYKTPLGMSPFRVVYGKACHLPVKIEHKAYWAVKQCNMDITKVGVAQKLKLEELECLRMEAYENARIYKEKTKAFHNHHIRKKDFQEGDEVLLYNPRLRFVPGKLRSRWEGPFKVKKVKSYVVVELIDPQSEATFKVNGHRVKKYHGYKLPKKVEVLLLEDAPKGEEA, from the exons ATGACTAGTGTCTTTTCTGATCTTATGGAGagttgtctggaagtctttatggatgacttcagtgtgCATGGGACTTCATTTGATAGTTTCTtggagaacttggccaaggtcttagctag GACGGCCTATAAGACCCCGTTAGGAATGAGCCCCTTTCGggtcgtctatggtaaggcatgccaccttccagtGAAGATTgagcataaagcctattgggcggtGAAGCAGTGTAACATGGACATCACCAAGGTGGGTGTAGCCCAGAAATTGAAACTGGAGGAGCTTGAATGTCTCAGGATGGAGGCATATGAGAATGCTCGGATTTACAAGGAGAAGACTAAGGCATTTCATAATCACCATATTCGGAAGAAagattttcaagaaggtgatgaagtCCTCCTCTACAACCCGAGGCTCAGATTCGTGCCTGGAAAGCTTCGTTCAAGATGGGAAGGGCCCTTCAAAGTGAAGAAGGTAAAGTCCTATGTTGTGGTGGAATTAATTGATCCTCAAAGTGAGGCAACCTTCAAGGTGAATGgccatagagtgaagaagtaccatggctacaaaTTACCAAAGAAAGTGGAGGTGCTCTTACTTGAGGATGCACCAAAAGGAGAGGAAGCATga